Proteins encoded by one window of Bos javanicus breed banteng chromosome 22, ARS-OSU_banteng_1.0, whole genome shotgun sequence:
- the LOC133235450 gene encoding 15 kDa protein B-like, producing the protein MAGAWKALVLVAGLAAVACVAQRGLSYEEIVTQALKFFNQGRRGQRIFGLLESTPPPPDLNSTTIPLNFRIKETVCFLLWYRRRPRKCPFREGGEERNCTGSFFMLRQLRLLSLNCVPDRELEPEPRRRERRSAGSAGEDPPELDSSNLPPAVRDMYERAKYDIISNILRNF; encoded by the exons ATGGCAGGGGCTTGGAAGGCACTGGTACTGGTGGCAGGCTTGGCAGCCGTGGCCTGTGTGGCCCAGCGTGGCCTGAGCTATGAAGAGATCGTCACCCAGGCCCTGAAGTTCTTCAACCAGGGGAGGCGAGGACAGCGCATCTTTGGCCTGCTGGAGAGCACCCCGCCGCCACCTGATTTG AACTCCACCACGATCCCGCTCAACTTCAGGATTAAAGAGACTGTGTGCTTCCTGCTCTGGTACCGCCGAAGGCCCCGAAAGTGTCCTTTCAGGGAGGGCGGG GAGGAGCGGAACTGCACCGGCTCCTTCTTCATGCTGCGGCAACTCCGCCTCCTGTCTCTCAACTGCGTTCCGGACCGTGAGCTGGAGCCGGAG CCCCGCCGCCGGGAGAGGCGCTCTGCTGGGTCTGCTGGGGAAGACCCTCCAGAACTTGACAGCTCCAATCTGCCACCTGCGGTCAGGGACATGTACGAGAGAGCCAAGTACGATATCATCTCCAACATCCTGAGGAATTTCTag